The segment TCAGTTAGAACAGAGTTATACTGTCCTTCTAAATCAAAATGTCGTACTTCCTTCTTTACATCTTGAATATAAATCGCCTAGGTTTCCcttcaattttaaataaacgtCCAAATTCATTATCACTTTAACCGACCTTTGTAATTACCACGATTGCTATCACCATTCAGTTGGAAAACATTCGCCAACAGACCACGCTACGTTTGaagtaattttattcaatttaatgCATGATTTTAATTATGTATGAGCAAAATGTATTCATAGACACACTGAATATTTTGAACGTGTTTCCTCGTTAAAAATTCCCTTTTGTGTAACTTGTGCCATACTAGAAACAATAATAGAACTGCTGAATTAATATACGTTATATACTCCTTTTTTATGTAAACGTTTctgcaaaaatttcaaatatttataaaatattttcgtattcaAACTATACTATCATGAAActgtaattaaaaaagaaacctgTTTCCTTAACCCCTTGAAATTTAATATACTAAAGTCAATCTGTTCTTTTTTTATGAGCATTGCATGtacgaaaaaatttaaataaaactgaATAGTAAACGTTTGAGAAATTacttgtaattaaatcgtacgtcgagggGTTGGAAAAATTAGAGTTTTTTTTGGTGGTTCGAAGCACCATGCGGCGGTATACCCAGGCATAGTAACTAGCATCGCCCCGTAGAATCCAGCAAACTATCGATTTATTCTCTTTTCAGCGAAGGGGCAGTACCTGGGCTCGCCGTGTGATGTCTCGTGTAATCCGGAACTGCAGCACGTGTTCTGCGACGCAATCACCGGTCACTGCGAGTGCGAAAAATTCTATCCAGTTCGTCTTGGGCCTAGCAAAGGATGTGCCAAACGTATGTAGCACGGTTTTCCACGATTCAAGTAGGTCATTCCGATATCAAAAACTCCATGGTAACGCGGACAACGAGACGGGGAAAATAAATGTCGACGGAGCGAGGGAGAGGTTGTTCTGTCGACTTCGAACGATTGTTCGACGTGCCATAAAAGGATGTTTTATGTTTCTCTCATCCTTCCATAGACTCGATTCGACAACGCGTTCGCGCGTCCATCGAAACGCTCGTCAACGATGAACATATTAATCCAAATATCGAGTTAAAACGAACCTTTCGAATCCGACTGTTCCTTTGTTCGAATAGAAAAGCAATTCTATCTCGTACTTGCATGCAACTTCCCtgcttttaaatttaaatacaaaaagcTTGTAACATTACCACTTAGAATTATCCACTTTATTCGTTACTTACTGACAACTTCACCGAtagaatcaaaattaaaattcaggAATCATAATCGTGCCATCAATTCACAAACTGTTCTTATTAATCAACTAAATTACCTTCGTTTTATAATTTATGATACACTCGAATCAGCGACCGATAGAAGGGATGAGCAAACAGAACTTTGGTTCTAATCGAATATGTTATTATTTTGTCTACTTTCTGGTAAACGTTTCATGGGGAGGGTTGAAACGGTTTACCCACAATCGGTAAAGTGTATTTTCGTTGAAACACTACAAGCTTCAGTTCTGCCCCCAAGCTATTTATTGAGTTCTGAAATATCAGAGCTATCGAAGCTCAAAGTATCCAGAAGAATAAAGTCTAAGGTTCCATGTTACCAGTTAAGGGTTGAAACACTGGGTAAGATCAATGAGACGCGGCAGTGGGGTTCCAGCAAATTAAACGACCAACCAATTTTCCAGCCAAAAGACTCGGGGAGCAATGCTTCTATCGCGCGACTTGCACTTTTACGGATCAGCATGCGACCTGCATCCAAGTGCAGCACAATGCTGTATGCGACTGCGAGGAGGGCTATCATAAGGTTGCCCTGTCCAGGCCTAACAAGAAAGTGTTCTGCGCCGAAGGTACACCGTGCCAATTAATTATTAAACACCATTGATACATTCCTAAAATTCCAACGAAACCGAATCGTTCATTTTCTTTGCATAGTCGTAAAATTGGAtacatatttaattttgttttgatCGTTAtatcaaattattattataatttgaaacagaatttTAATACCAATCAAAACAAGATGAAATATAGTTATTGCTAGGAAATGATTAAATGGCCTGCATGGAACAAAACAGCCAATGTGTAGATCTCGATCCTATCTCTATCGATGGCCTATGGAGCAATCCCTGGCGAGCTTTAATTCTCTTCTAAAGTGGTTGTATATCGAAACCTTGTAATCGCTATCTGTTGGCAGATCTGGTGCTGATAACAACGGATATTCCGACCCTGCTCTGTATAGCATCGGGAATAGCGATATTCACGGCGATGATATGCTTCGTGCTCAAGTTATTCAGTCGTGCGAGATACTCAAGGCCGCGGCACTATGCCAACGCGAATCACGCGCCGCCCATGCTGTTCTCCAGCGACACGGGTGAGTACTTGTGCAACAGATCGACGATCCACCGGGAAAATCGATCCCTCAATTCGTACAGGCTGGAATTTAACGAACCAATCGCGAATCAATTCACCGTTCCATCATTAACACGATGAGAAGTTTACgttttcaaataataatattatttgtcgGTGAACGTTCGCTTGCTCGTACGAccatatttgaatattttgaatttgTTTATTTTCTAAGGTAGAATCGCTCCCTTCCTGGTCGTACCACGATTACTAGGACACTCTGTAAATGCTCCCATATACATATATTGGTCCATGCCCTTTCGTTAAAATGGCGGTGTTCGACTGAACTCCCTCGTGCAAAGGAAAGTCGATATCATAAATAAGCTCTAACCTTGCTGGCGCTTATAATCGTTGCACTAACTTCGGCGAAACTGTTCTATATTCCGTTACAACGTTATCCTTCCCGCTGTGAAATCAATAACCTTAAGTATCGACGAAGAACTCTGTCACCTCCGAAGGTGTCTATTTTTGCTGTGCCCTATTTCGTTAGCAGACTTCGAGGtaggtctaatgagtgaaacacAGTTAACGATTAGTTACGCGAGTCTTGTCTAAAATTGTTCCTGGAAACGAAACAGCTTATCTCGCTCGGGCGCCATTAAGTCGATGAAAGGAATTAACCTCCGATAACTCGCGTGACTTCCAGGAAACAATGCATTCCATTCTAAATCTAAGTCGAGAATAGAAGTAATTTATTTTgacaaaatgaaatatttatatctCAAGGAAGTAAAAGTCTCGATATTGTTTATTTGTTTAAGCGGCGCCTCAACCCAACGTTTGAAAATTCATACGTGTCGGTATTAATAAGTAAGCCATTGAATTAGTCCCACTGCTTGTCTGAAAGAGAGTAAAATCGCTCAAAGACTTCGTACACggacaggactgacctagatcgATAAATACGACCTTGTTCTTTCAAAACTAATCGGGAAAATGGGAGAATGCTTGTTAAACGTTCAAGTCCAATTTAAGATAAAGTGGCGTACCCCAGAAGCCCGATAATTACAGGGAAACGGGACTGAAAGTTCTTGCAATTATCGAGATTCATGCAGTGATCGAAGTTTGCATGACCTTTTTTTGATCATCTATCAGGAACTCGAGCAATACTTCCTTACGAAATAGGTACTAGAACTACTCCAAGGAAATATAATCACCTTAAAGCAATAATCTCTTTGTGTCACAGGGTTAGAATCTAATTTGTCTGTTTATAAATGTacattaaaattagaaaaaaatttaaacaGGTATCCCACTGACGCTGCACGGCGGTCGACCATCCTCACGCGCCAGTCAGAGAAGCAGCACCGGAGGACCGTTGACCTACGCGTTCACCAGGAGGCCTAGCAGCGGCGGTAGCCGCGGTCCCTTGGTACCGGCGTCGAGAGCAGGTGCGGCACGTGCCGCCGCCATCTTGCTTATATCGTGCCACCTGCAGGCGACCAAAGGCGGGAACAAGCATCGACGTACCCTTAGCGACGTGGCTGAGGGATCGTCCGACGGCCtcggtagacgatcaacgatcTCTTTCTAACTCTTTCGTTGTCTGTCTTCTCTTCTCTTTGTCCGCATTCTTTCACACTTTGTACACCACCTCTGTCCGTTACTCTTCCTTTTCTTCTCGTTCGAATGATTCGTTCTTTGGCCGTGTCTCCCTTCTTTCTTCTTCCGTCATCCATTCGCTGTGAACCGGTCGACGAGATCCAACGCAATCGGTCAACAATTTTACGATCAAACGCAAACGAATCGATGACCTTCGGTCCAAAGATggttttatttgttttttgatTTTCTGAACGATAGTTGCGTAACGTCAGAACACAGAAGACCGTTCACTGCCTACCATCCACTCCTTTCTGAGTATCTCTTAAACTTCTGCTCTTCTGACTATTTTTTCTCTCATCCTGCCCTACATGAGTCGCCTGCCAAGCGGGCGACACCGatgacgaagaagaagaagatggTGTGATGGGTGCTTCGTACCAAGCCGTTGTCGCTGTTGTGTCGTAGTTGTTGTTATTGATACTTAGCGTCCCTTGTCCACCCTTCCGACTGCGTTTCCTGACTTTCTTCTTTCGTTCCAACGTCCACGGAGGGCCGAAGAAACGAGGGGAAACGCAGCCTCCGATTTCGTTCACGTTCCCGGACACGAAGAGGCCAACCCTCTCTTTCTCTGTTGTTTGCCAAGAATTAGAACGTTGTTCTATTCTTCGATGCAACGATGCGTTTTTACCGACTATGGCCGTGGCGGTGCTACCTAACGTCCGCAAACTACGTTAttcgtaaaaaaaaacaaaaaaatgaaacgaaagaaagaaaaaattgaaaacgaatatcTGCATCACTCTTCCACCGTGTCTTACACATTCACGCCCCTGAAAGATACCATGTACACATACGTGTGGCATTCAAAATGTGAACACAAAGCTACATTCACGTGAATATGATTATAATGTAATGTCCAGTAATAAAGCGCTGCACGAGTGTGTTACGAGATAGCAAGATGGCAGCGGCCGATTTCGTTGCTCGTTAACGAACGAACGTTCTCTGGTAAGACGTAGAGAGACACGAAATCTTTACGCACTAGCTAGCTCGCTGCACACGCACGCACAATGGTGTCGGATCGCATGCGAGGGCCCGGCTTTCCAGATGacacttgaattttaacgaacaCGACAGTCTCACGTCCACGAAACGAGGTTAAATCTTCCAATTAAGCTTGCCCGTAATGTTTTCGCCGCTATTTATTCCCTCTTGCACTTTAAAAACGTCGCTTCGAGCCGACAACAAGAAGACGATGGAACCGCTTGCGTTCTAATTGGCGACCGCCTTCGTCATCTTCTGCTTTTGTTCCCAGAGCCGCGACGAACTTGCAAGGGATGCTCCGTCGATGTACGGTCGCGACGATTCTGGTTTGAGCTTTTTAAACGACCAGTAGGGTGGTCCTTAAAGGCtaaaatttcttgtcaagtgcttTTATCGCAATCCCTAAAGTTATAAGAGTCGATGAGAAAATCCGTGTCACGTTCCTCTGTAATGTTTACGTTACATCTAACGTTATAATAcatttctataatttatttgaaCAAAAGGAAATCAAAGAATAAGGACCACCCTAATGAACGATCGTAATTTCGTCAGACGAAAATCCGTGTATTGGCGAAATAACAGAATGTTTTAACGAAAGGAAGATTCTACTCGAATCCAAAGCGATACACGGATTGTTTCGTTAGATGTGCTTGCTAGAAGAAAAAGAAACTTCTGCCTTTCGTGCTTTAGTGGTTGTTACGGGGACAAAATCAACCAGCAGCCGTGGTTGGCGACCGTGCCCCACCATTGTGTCGTTAGAAGCATCGCGTAGAAAAGTAGGAGTCGTCGATGTGGGAAACGTCCTTCGGCGTTCGGTTGACTTTGTCCCGAGTATAGCTATCTGTATGCAACAGAATGCACTGTCACTCTTTCTATGTCTGGCTGTGGATTTTCTGTCGCCTTTGAATATGCCGTTAATCAATAAAGACTCGTAACGAGGCGCTTCAATTAGGAACACTTGGACAGCTTGCGAGTACCTGTACTCGGTGCTCACGACATACGACTTCGATGACCCTcgacttaaaaaaaaagaagagatgtcatttaaaatttattttcaatgccCGCTACAGTTAGACGCTTTAGATAGCTATCCCCTGTTATGAGAACCGTTATTGATTAGTGAGAAAAAACTCTTGTGGACAGACTCTGCCTGCATTCGCTTTCGCGTGTGCTCGCTGAAGAAGAACGCTTTTCATACGCTGCGCGTCACGATACACCAGCAACGCTCTCACTCTTGATAACAATTTTCACACTACAACAACTTTGCACGGTCGCCCGAGACCGAACATATAACAGAGCTCCTTCTCTCCGGTCACGGGAACTTTTGCACCACTTTTTTCGAATATATCCACCGATTTTCGCGagattactcgaatttttttatctCCGTACACGATCCCGAAAATTTACTCTCGTCTCGCGGTTTTCTCTGTCATCCTTACTCCCTGGGCTTTGAAAGAATCGCAACGGAGCAAGAAGAGAGCCACTTTCGAAGCGCAGCCACGGAGCGCGATCATCAAGCTTGCATTCTCATCGGCAAATAATTAGCGGGCTGAACGATCCGGCGGAGCGCCCGTAATAATCGTATGCTCACCCCCGCGCTGATACCGACGATATCGTGGACCAGGCATGTCAAACTCAATTATCATTAAGAAATGATTTTTACTTTGGTCGTATTGAATCTGCCATCTTGAACTTCGTATATATTTTCACTGCAGCGATACTGGTACTGCCGTGCGTTGTATTTTCGAACTTCAAAGTggtatattaaaaattttttaaaataatagagACGTTACAAGCTCAGATTCAAATTCAAAGTAAAATACAAAGTTGATCAGGCCCGATTTTCAAGTATCCTCAAATAAATATATGGAATGGTGTGTTTGACACGCCTGCGTTGTAGAGAAACAAGAGTCACGCTGGTACATTTTAAATAGTCGAGCAGACGCAATTAGAGTCCGTATTCTGAACGACTTCAGCCTAGCAATTAACTCTTAGAGTAGCGAGAGAGAATAGGAACGTTCGTTCACGGACCTCGGACTCACCTTTACCCTTGTTTCCAATAGGTTCTCGTCGTCCTAGCTTAACCTCGGTTCACAGTTCGACGTCCTCGGCGCGTAGTTACAGCGCGCGACGCCTCGAGAAGGAAAGAAACGAAAAGGAACAACGCCAGGCCCTGCAGGAACTGAGGCTGGCCAAGCAACGGGAGCAACAAcatcagcaacaacaacaggtgGCGCCAACGCCCAGCCCTAGGACTCCGCACTCTACGGACGAGCTGCTGCCCTCCGTGGAGGAAGGGAAAGAGGTCTTTTACAACGAGGTATCTTGCgaaatgtatacagggtgtttctagATGACCGTCTCGTGAATGGTAGGAAATAGAAGACTTCCAGTTTTTTAACGTAGACCCAACATggttcaaacaaaattaaactcTCGAAGCTAACGAAACTAAAATAGTAAATTAGCAAAACGACAAGCAGTAAGTGTATCTCGAGACCATACTGAAAAGCTGATAAATAAGAGATATATCTTGAGTTAGAGCCCTCTTGCGAAACACCCTGAATAGGATAGTCGCGAGTCCGAGAACCGCGATGGCCCCAAGCGCCATCAGAACGCTATCGTCGATTTTCGAGACCGCTGATCGCAATGTTTATTACACGTCAGCAGGTGCCGACGACGTCGGACGCCATCGAGGAAACATTGGTGAAAACGACAGCCGTGACGACGACCAACGTGAACGCGAGCAGATTCGGTGAAATGACGCCGGTCACCACCTCGACAACGTCCATCTTCGAGACGAACATCGCGCCACGCGCCACCGGTGACATTTTTCAAGTGTAGTTAAGAACCAGACCGGAATCGGACGGAACGTGGGGGACTCGAATCGTCGACGGAATCGATGAAACCAATCGTCGTCGCGTCGGCGTCAGGGGACGGGAACCAGGTGCACGTACGCAACGCGTAACACGAAACACAATTCTAAACGAAACAATGTCCCCTATTTAAATGGCCAACAGTCAAGCGCCTAGGAGCAAGGGTCACCGAGAAGAGCATTCGAGTGATCGTCGGGTACCGGAAGTCCGCGCGTGTATCACGCCATCGCGGACGATGATGGCGCTTGAACGATAACTGTAGAtcagagatgggcaaaatttttATCTAGGCGCAAAGTTCGATTAACGACAAGCAACCTTTCGTCCGTTATCCGTTCGATGAAAATTGCTATTTGTGTTCGAAAATTAAATAACGTATTACGTTGAACCGGGGTTTTCCAAAATACGGTACGTGGGATCGTGCGTGGTCGCTACTCAATAGTACATCGAATACTGTTGATCCAGCAGAATAATGAATGTCTAATTACAGGCACCGTTGCCGCCTCCGTGCACGCCTACGATATTCAAATAGTTCGGGTGTTTCACGATCCTGACTGATAAGCCAATAGTAAATATACTGCCGTCTATAAGCAAAGATTCCAGGGAAAGAACTATCATTGTCGCAAAGTTTCAGTGTTTCGAAGACAAACTTTGTAATCTCCACCCCCTCCTATTGAATATTCTTCGTTTACATAGCGGTTTTCTGAATCTTTTTAAGAACGTTGAATGTTTCTCGGCCCCGTGTAACTTTTTTAAGTTGCTATGGAACGCTATTTGTGTTCTCATACGAAGAGATACTTTTACACTAcatctaattttttcagaatcttTGAGCAATTATTTTAGCGGGAATCGTCGAAATAGTAATATAGTAGGTTATAAGTACTCCCCCCTCCCTAGTATTGCATGGATTAAGGAACAATATCtactgttccgattagtattaataTGCAAGCTATC is part of the Colletes latitarsis isolate SP2378_abdomen chromosome 10, iyColLati1, whole genome shotgun sequence genome and harbors:
- the LOC143346039 gene encoding uncharacterized protein LOC143346039 isoform X5, which encodes MSALPSALRLTCCRSWLLLICLVLCLISSCSCGTRQDRLTRGLLAGDDVRGSSFNNDDDDLDAYDDDEDYLEENITAAKGQYLGSPCDVSCNPELQHVFCDAITGHCECEKFYPVRLGPSKGCAKPKRLGEQCFYRATCTFTDQHATCIQVQHNAVCDCEEGYHKVALSRPNKKVFCAEDLVLITTDIPTLLCIASGIAIFTAMICFVLKLFSRARYSRPRHYANANHAPPMLFSSDTGIPLTLHGGRPSSRASQRSSTGGPLTYAFTRRPSSGGSRGPLVPASRAGSRRPSLTSVHSSTSSARSYSARRLEKERNEKEQRQALQELRLAKQREQQHQQQQQVAPTPSPRTPHSTDELLPSVEEGKEVFYNEQVPTTSDAIEETLVKTTAVTTTNVNASRFGEMTPVTTSTTSIFETNIAPRATGDIFQV
- the LOC143346039 gene encoding uncharacterized protein LOC143346039 isoform X1, which encodes MSALPSALRLTCCRSWLLLICLVLCLISSCSCGTRQDRLTRGLLAGDDVRGSSFNNDDDDLDAYDDDEDYLEENITAAKGQYLGSPCDVSCNPELQHVFCDAITGHCECEKFYPVRLGPSKGCAKPKRLGEQCFYRATCTFTDQHATCIQVQHNAVCDCEEGYHKVALSRPNKKVFCAEDLVLITTDIPTLLCIASGIAIFTAMICFVLKLFSRARYSRPRHYANANHAPPMLFSSDTGIPLTLHGGRPSSRASQRSSTGGPLTYAFTRRPSSGGSRGPLVPASRAGAARAAAILLISCHLQATKGGNKHRRTLSDVAEGSSDGLGSRRPSLTSVHSSTSSARSYSARRLEKERNEKEQRQALQELRLAKQREQQHQQQQQVAPTPSPRTPHSTDELLPSVEEGKEVFYNEQVPTTSDAIEETLVKTTAVTTTNVNASRFGEMTPVTTSTTSIFETNIAPRATGDIFQV
- the LOC143346039 gene encoding uncharacterized protein LOC143346039 isoform X2, whose product is MSALPSALRLTCCRSWLLLICLVLCLISSCSCGTRQDRLTRGLLAGDDVRGSSFNNDDDDLDAYDDDEDYLEENITAAKGQYLGSPCDVSCNPELQHVFCDAITGHCECEKFYPVRLGPSKGCAKPKRLGEQCFYRATCTFTDQHATCIQVQHNAVCDCEEGYHKVALSRPNKKVFCAEDLVLITTDIPTLLCIASGIAIFTAMICFVLKLFSRARYSRPRHYANANHAPPMLFSSDTGIPLTLHGGRPSSRASQRSSTGGPLTYAFTRRPSSGGSRGPLVPASRAGAARAAAILLISCHLQATKGGNKHRRTLSDVAEGSSDGLGSRRPSLTSVHSSTSSARSYSARRLEKERNEKEQRQALQELRLAKQREQQHQQQQQVAPTPSPRTPHSTDELLPSVEEGKEVFYNEVPTTSDAIEETLVKTTAVTTTNVNASRFGEMTPVTTSTTSIFETNIAPRATGDIFQV
- the LOC143346039 gene encoding uncharacterized protein LOC143346039 isoform X3; this encodes MSALPSALRLTCCRSWLLLICLVLCLISSCSCGTRQDRLTRGLLAGDDVRGSSFNNDDDDLDAYDDDEDYLEENITAAKGQYLGSPCDVSCNPELQHVFCDAITGHCECEKFYPVRLGPSKGCAKPKRLGEQCFYRATCTFTDQHATCIQVQHNAVCDCEEGYHKVALSRPNKKVFCAEDLVLITTDIPTLLCIASGIAIFTAMICFVLKLFSRARYSRPRHYANANHAPPMLFSSDTGIPLTLHGGRPSSRASQRSSTGGPLTYAFTRRPSSGGSRGPLVPASRAGAARAAAILLISCHLQATKGGNKHRRTLSDVAEGSSDGLGSRRPSLTSVHSSTSSARSYSARRLEKERNEKEQRQALQELRLAKQREQQHQQQQQVAPTPSPRTPHSTDELLPSVEEGKEQVPTTSDAIEETLVKTTAVTTTNVNASRFGEMTPVTTSTTSIFETNIAPRATGDIFQV
- the LOC143346039 gene encoding uncharacterized protein LOC143346039 isoform X4, whose protein sequence is MSALPSALRLTCCRSWLLLICLVLCLISSCSCGTRQDRLTRGLLAGDDVRGSSFNNDDDDLDAYDDDEDYLEENITAAKGQYLGSPCDVSCNPELQHVFCDAITGHCECEKFYPVRLGPSKGCAKPKRLGEQCFYRATCTFTDQHATCIQVQHNAVCDCEEGYHKVALSRPNKKVFCAEDLVLITTDIPTLLCIASGIAIFTAMICFVLKLFSRARYSRPRHYANANHAPPMLFSSDTGIPLTLHGGRPSSRASQRSSTGGPLTYAFTRRPSSGGSRGPLVPASRAGAARAAAILLISCHLQATKGGNKHRRTLSDVAEGSSDGLGSRRPSLTSVHSSTSSARSYSARRLEKERNEKEQRQALQELRLAKQREQQHQQQQQVAPTPSPRTPHSTDELLPSVEEGKEVPTTSDAIEETLVKTTAVTTTNVNASRFGEMTPVTTSTTSIFETNIAPRATGDIFQV